One genomic segment of Pedobacter endophyticus includes these proteins:
- the hppD gene encoding 4-hydroxyphenylpyruvate dioxygenase — protein METLTFAEKISKAQDFLPINGTDYIEFYVGNAKQSAHYYKTAFGFQSVAYAGPETGIRDQASYVLQQGKIRLILTTALKSDHLIAEHVKKHGDGVKVLALWVDDAYSAFEETTKRGARPYLEPKTLTDEHGEVKISGIYTYGETVHMFVERKNYNGPFMPGYEEWKSDYQPTDTGLLYIDHCVGNVGWNRMNEAVQWYEDVMGFVNILSFDDKQINTEYSALMSKVMSNGNGYSKFPINEPAEGKKKSQIEEYLEYYEGEGVQHIAVATNDIVKTVKELKSRGVEFLSAPPEAYYDMMPQRVGKIDEEISLLESLGILVDCDEEGYLLQIFTKPVEDRPTLFFEIIQRKGAQSFGAGNFKALFESLEREQELRGNL, from the coding sequence ATGGAAACATTAACATTTGCAGAAAAAATATCAAAAGCACAAGATTTCCTGCCTATAAACGGTACAGACTACATTGAATTTTATGTGGGAAACGCCAAACAATCGGCACATTATTACAAAACTGCCTTCGGCTTTCAGAGCGTAGCTTATGCCGGTCCCGAAACAGGCATTCGCGATCAGGCATCGTACGTTTTGCAGCAGGGAAAAATCAGATTAATTTTAACAACGGCGTTAAAATCTGACCACCTTATTGCCGAGCATGTAAAAAAACATGGCGATGGTGTAAAAGTGCTGGCCCTTTGGGTAGATGATGCCTACAGCGCATTTGAAGAGACAACCAAGCGTGGCGCCAGGCCTTACCTCGAGCCCAAAACGCTTACTGATGAGCATGGAGAAGTTAAAATCAGCGGAATTTATACTTATGGTGAAACTGTGCACATGTTTGTTGAGCGCAAGAACTATAACGGGCCTTTTATGCCGGGTTACGAAGAATGGAAAAGTGATTACCAGCCAACTGATACCGGCTTGCTTTATATCGACCACTGTGTGGGCAATGTAGGTTGGAACCGCATGAACGAGGCCGTACAGTGGTACGAAGATGTAATGGGTTTCGTTAACATCCTTTCTTTTGACGACAAACAAATCAACACCGAGTATTCAGCGCTGATGAGCAAGGTGATGAGCAACGGCAACGGTTACTCTAAATTCCCGATCAACGAACCAGCAGAAGGAAAAAAGAAATCGCAAATTGAAGAATACCTTGAATATTACGAGGGCGAAGGCGTGCAACACATTGCTGTTGCCACAAACGATATTGTAAAAACGGTTAAGGAATTAAAATCTCGTGGAGTAGAATTTCTGAGCGCACCGCCCGAGGCTTATTACGATATGATGCCGCAACGGGTGGGTAAAATAGATGAAGAAATTTCACTATTAGAAAGTTTGGGTATTTTGGTCGATTGCGATGAGGAAGGTTACTTATTGCAAATCTTCACAAAGCCAGTTGAAGATCGCCCAACACTTTTCTTTGAAATTATTCAGCGAAAAGGAGCTCAAAGTTTTGGTGCTGGTAACTTCAAGGCACTTTTTGAATCGCTGGAGCGTGAGCAAGAATTGAGGGGAAATCTGTAA
- a CDS encoding DsbA family protein, producing the protein MSNLKPEVGSQDHAQGGKSAAITIVEFGDYQCPHCGNAHPILKEIEETFGDQVNFVFRNFPLQEIHELALPAAIAAEAAGLQGKYWEMHDALFDNQYRLSEDLFDELAETIGLDPEKFRSDSAADTVKEKIDNDFESGVRSGVNGTPSFYVNGTKFDGGATDLYQMLQESTK; encoded by the coding sequence ATGAGTAACTTAAAACCAGAAGTAGGCAGCCAGGATCATGCTCAAGGAGGTAAATCTGCTGCGATTACAATTGTAGAATTTGGCGATTATCAATGTCCACATTGTGGAAATGCACATCCAATTTTGAAAGAGATTGAAGAAACATTCGGCGATCAGGTGAATTTTGTATTTCGTAATTTTCCGTTACAGGAAATACATGAGCTGGCGCTGCCCGCTGCAATTGCTGCCGAAGCAGCCGGTTTGCAGGGCAAGTATTGGGAAATGCACGACGCCTTGTTCGATAATCAATATCGGTTGAGTGAAGATTTGTTTGATGAACTTGCCGAAACGATTGGCCTAGACCCCGAAAAGTTCAGATCCGATTCCGCGGCAGATACAGTTAAGGAGAAAATTGATAATGATTTTGAAAGCGGTGTGAGAAGTGGTGTAAACGGTACGCCATCTTTTTATGTAAACGGCACCAAATTCGATGGTGGAGCTACTGATCTTTATCAGATGCTTCAAGAAAGTACCAAGTAA
- a CDS encoding peroxiredoxin: MLEKGIKAPDFELNATPDQKIKLSDFLGKNVILAFYPADWSPVCSDQMALYNEMLKFFAKHDAQMLGISVDSVWCHLAFSKDRKLHFPLLADFEPKGEVSKAYGIYDEQTGESKRALFVIDKEGNIAWSYTSPTAVNPGADGILEALEELDKK; the protein is encoded by the coding sequence ATGTTAGAAAAAGGTATTAAAGCGCCCGACTTTGAATTGAACGCTACCCCCGATCAAAAGATAAAGCTCAGCGATTTTCTGGGTAAAAACGTCATATTGGCGTTCTATCCAGCCGATTGGAGCCCCGTTTGCAGCGATCAAATGGCCCTTTACAATGAAATGCTGAAATTTTTTGCTAAACACGATGCACAAATGCTCGGCATATCTGTCGATAGTGTTTGGTGTCATCTTGCTTTTTCGAAAGATAGAAAACTACATTTCCCCCTACTGGCCGATTTTGAACCAAAGGGCGAGGTTTCTAAAGCTTATGGTATTTACGATGAGCAAACCGGAGAAAGCAAAAGAGCGCTTTTTGTGATCGATAAGGAAGGAAATATTGCATGGAGCTACACCTCGCCGACTGCGGTTAATCCCGGTGCGGATGGAATTTTGGAAGCTTTGGAAGAATTGGATAAAAAATAA
- a CDS encoding DUF58 domain-containing protein has translation MQTINYENETSFGNLELLAKQVVEGFITGLHKSPFHGFSVEFAEHRQYNNGDNVKNIDWKLFAKTDKLYSKRFEEETNLRCQFVIDVSSSMYFPEPKDNKLTFSIEAVAALMYLLKRQRDAFGLSLFTDEIVLNSPAKSTTVHQKYLFTQLEDLLQKPKINAQTNLSEALHQVAELIHKRSLVVIFSDLFNTQTNAEKTDELFDALQHLKFNKHEVVVFNVVDKLKEVDFAFENRPYQFIDMETGDAIKVHTNQVKENYTAAVSSYRQEIALKCAQYKIDLIDADINRGFFPILQAYLIKRQKLG, from the coding sequence ATGCAAACAATAAACTACGAAAACGAAACCAGCTTTGGCAACCTCGAGTTATTGGCAAAGCAAGTGGTAGAGGGCTTCATTACAGGTTTGCATAAAAGCCCGTTCCATGGCTTTTCGGTCGAGTTTGCAGAGCATCGTCAGTACAACAATGGCGATAACGTTAAAAATATCGATTGGAAACTTTTTGCCAAAACAGACAAGCTTTATAGTAAGCGTTTTGAAGAAGAAACCAATCTTCGCTGTCAATTTGTGATCGATGTTTCTTCGTCAATGTACTTTCCCGAGCCGAAAGATAATAAACTTACTTTTTCTATCGAGGCGGTGGCAGCGCTGATGTATCTGCTCAAAAGACAAAGAGACGCATTCGGGCTGAGCCTTTTTACCGACGAAATTGTGCTGAATTCGCCGGCGAAGTCGACAACTGTGCATCAAAAGTACCTGTTTACGCAGCTTGAGGATTTACTGCAAAAACCGAAAATAAATGCACAAACCAATTTGAGCGAGGCTTTGCATCAGGTTGCAGAGCTCATTCATAAGCGCTCTTTAGTTGTCATTTTCAGCGATCTCTTCAATACCCAAACAAATGCCGAAAAAACCGATGAATTGTTCGACGCGCTTCAACACTTAAAGTTTAACAAGCACGAAGTGGTGGTTTTCAATGTGGTTGATAAATTAAAAGAAGTCGATTTTGCCTTCGAAAACCGGCCTTATCAGTTCATTGATATGGAAACCGGCGACGCCATTAAAGTGCACACCAATCAGGTGAAGGAAAATTATACTGCAGCGGTTTCGAGCTACCGGCAGGAAATTGCATTGAAGTGTGCGCAATATAAAATCGATTTAATTGATGCCGATATTAACCGGGGTTTTTTTCCGATTCTTCAAGCCTATTTGATCAAACGCCAGAAATTGGGATAA
- a CDS encoding PQQ-dependent sugar dehydrogenase, with amino-acid sequence MNLLTNKTLGLLLAGFTLNCANIACVSAQNPVETNKPSADYKPAFQGQTRIAGVKTKTPLSIAVLNEKLDRPWAISVLPNGGFLITQKGGNMVILNANGQLSKTIEGLPKVDDSGQGGLLDVTLDPNFAKNRIIYWAYSEPQDKGVLLAIAKGKLSTSETSIEDQKVIYRATPSYGGKLQYGSRIVFDKNGDMFVSTGERSGGDIRIQAQYLNSSLGKILHLTTDGKPVANGPFAGKADARPEVYALGLRNPDGLAINPQTGDLWEAEFGPKGGDEVNIIKPGKNYGWPIITYGTEYSGKKVGEGIQQKEGMEQPVYFWNPSISPGCIAFYNSSSIPEWKGNLFVGALGGSHIIRLVIKDNKIVGEERLMEGKSERFRDMVEKDGAMYTVTDGGKLYKIAKK; translated from the coding sequence ATGAACTTATTAACTAATAAAACATTAGGCCTGTTGTTGGCGGGCTTTACGCTCAACTGCGCAAATATAGCCTGCGTATCGGCACAGAACCCTGTAGAAACCAATAAGCCTTCGGCCGATTACAAACCAGCTTTTCAAGGCCAAACCCGCATTGCTGGCGTAAAAACGAAAACCCCTTTATCAATTGCTGTACTAAACGAGAAGCTCGATCGCCCCTGGGCCATTTCAGTGCTCCCCAATGGCGGATTCTTGATTACGCAAAAAGGCGGAAACATGGTTATTCTCAATGCCAATGGCCAGTTGAGCAAAACAATTGAGGGCTTACCAAAAGTAGATGATTCTGGTCAGGGCGGCTTGCTCGATGTAACTTTAGACCCCAATTTTGCCAAAAACCGAATCATTTACTGGGCCTACTCCGAGCCACAAGATAAAGGCGTTTTGTTGGCCATCGCCAAAGGTAAACTATCCACTAGCGAAACATCGATTGAAGACCAAAAGGTAATTTATCGTGCCACGCCATCATACGGCGGAAAGTTGCAATACGGTTCGAGAATTGTTTTCGATAAAAATGGCGACATGTTTGTGAGTACAGGTGAGCGTTCGGGTGGCGATATCAGGATTCAGGCGCAATATTTAAACTCGTCACTGGGAAAAATTCTTCATCTTACCACCGACGGAAAACCAGTTGCAAACGGTCCCTTTGCCGGAAAAGCTGATGCTCGTCCGGAAGTTTATGCACTTGGCTTACGTAACCCCGATGGCTTAGCTATTAATCCACAAACGGGCGATTTATGGGAGGCCGAATTTGGTCCTAAAGGGGGCGACGAGGTGAATATTATTAAGCCGGGCAAAAATTACGGCTGGCCGATTATCACCTACGGAACTGAATATAGTGGTAAAAAGGTGGGCGAGGGCATCCAGCAAAAAGAAGGAATGGAACAACCCGTTTATTTTTGGAACCCAAGTATTTCTCCGGGCTGCATTGCTTTTTATAATAGTTCCAGCATTCCTGAGTGGAAAGGAAATTTATTTGTCGGCGCCTTAGGCGGCTCTCATATTATCCGCCTGGTAATTAAAGACAACAAGATTGTGGGCGAGGAACGTTTAATGGAAGGCAAAAGTGAGCGCTTCCGCGATATGGTTGAAAAAGATGGCGCAATGTATACCGTAACCGATGGAGGTAAATTGTACAAGATTGCAAAGAAGTGA
- the trxA gene encoding thioredoxin codes for MALEITDANFEELVLKSDKPVLVDFWAEWCGPCRMVGPVVEEIAKEYDGKAIVGKVNVDNNPQISMQFGIRNIPALLYFKDGQVVDKQVGAVPKSVLADKLNKQIA; via the coding sequence ATGGCATTAGAAATCACAGATGCAAACTTCGAGGAGCTTGTATTAAAATCAGATAAACCCGTATTAGTAGATTTTTGGGCAGAATGGTGTGGCCCTTGTCGCATGGTTGGTCCAGTTGTTGAAGAAATCGCTAAAGAATACGATGGCAAAGCAATCGTTGGAAAAGTGAATGTTGATAACAACCCTCAGATTTCGATGCAATTTGGCATCCGTAACATCCCTGCGTTGTTATACTTTAAAGATGGTCAGGTTGTTGATAAACAAGTAGGTGCGGTGCCGAAATCGGTATTGGCTGATAAGTTGAACAAACAAATCGCTTAG
- the dnaE gene encoding DNA polymerase III subunit alpha, producing MYLIFDTETTGLPRNYNAPITDTDNWPRCIQIAWQLHDDMGRMVEHQDYLVKPEGFNIPYDAERIHGISTELAAEQGVTLLEVLEKFNIALSKSKFIVGQNVGFDVNIMGCEFHRFGIENRMAEMPVLDTCTEITAELLKLPGGRGGKFKLPTLTELHSYLFGVPFNEAHNATADVEATTRCFLELIKKDVFKKEELLVDAEYFPRFREFNPGSIPSFGIPHVNLKAASDEIRKRLQKAEGGGVSKQELAENRQELAGATFVHLHNHTQFSVLQSTISIPALVKAAASEKMPAVAMTDHANMMGAFHFVNAVLNHNKAAEAKNAEAIEAGKRPTEVVMTPIVGVEFFVCDNHLDRTTKDNGYQMVLLAKNKNGYHNLAKMSSIAYTKGFYYVPRIDRNVIEQYKDDIIVLSGNLSGEIANKILNLGENQAEEALLWWKAQFGDDFYIEVMRHNQEDENRVNESLIALSKKHDVKLVATNNTYYINKKDANAHDILLCVKDGEKQATPIGRGRGYRYGLPNQEYYFKSGDEMKALFADLPEAILNIQEIVDKIETYKLAREVLLPKFEIPEEFLVPEDELDGGKRGENKFLRHLTYEGAKIRYGELTLPVIERLDFELATIEKTGYPGYFLIVQDFIAEARRRDVSVGPGRGSAAGSVVAYCLWITNIDPIKYDLLFERFLNPDRVSMPDIDIDFDDEGRGRVMEYVINKYGSSQVAQIITYGTMAAKSSIRDTARVLDLPLFEADKIAKLIPNMKLAKIFNLDEKTLKEALRPDEYERVVELKNLGSLKDLSAETIQQAQVLEGSLRNTGIHACGVIITPSDITNFVPVATAKDSDLYVTQFDNSVVESAGLLKMDFLGLKTLTLIKDTVKLVRKRHGIELNPDNFPIDDVMTYELFQRGETIGIFQYESPGMQKYMKELKPTVFDDLIAMNALYRPGPMEYIPSFVRRKNGEEEIQYDLDACEEYLKETYGITVYQEQVMLLSQKLAGFTKGEADVLRKAMGKKQKDVLDKMKPKFVKQAAEKGHEASVLEKIWKDWEAFASYAFNKSHSTCYAWIAYQTAYLKAHYPAEYMAAVLSNNMSDIKQVAFFMEECRQMGVTVLGPDVNESDLKFSVNQKGEVRFGMSAVKGVGEKAVESIIEERTLNGPYASVYDFAKRSNTRIVNKKAYESFVYSGAFDAFGGHRAQYFYIGPHDKMNGIEKIIKFANDFQNNESTSQASLFGGSKADLILEPSLPVSPEWALMDRLKYEKDAIGIFLSGHPLDNYKLELDRFCTHSVKQLSIINKVRMGDSNEDILAEFEKLKNRELCVGGLVVSASQRITKTGKPFGIFVFEDYDDACEMALFGEDFLKFKSFLTEGYFLQIRGRVGERFGKAGDWEFKITAINLMSELRDKLAKSLTIQVPIERVNDELMREIEAILADNKANSEQQNCQLNFAVFDSEKQIMLDLPSKNLKINPNNKFLDQLVGLNVVNYKLN from the coding sequence GCTGCATGATGATATGGGTAGGATGGTTGAGCATCAAGATTATTTGGTTAAGCCAGAGGGTTTTAACATTCCATACGATGCGGAAAGGATTCACGGTATTTCAACGGAGCTCGCAGCCGAACAGGGCGTAACGCTTTTGGAGGTATTAGAGAAATTCAATATCGCCTTATCCAAATCGAAATTTATTGTTGGACAAAATGTGGGCTTCGATGTTAACATTATGGGCTGCGAGTTTCACCGTTTTGGCATTGAAAACAGGATGGCAGAAATGCCGGTTTTAGATACTTGTACCGAAATTACAGCAGAGCTTTTAAAGCTTCCCGGCGGTCGCGGAGGTAAATTTAAATTGCCTACTTTAACCGAGCTGCATTCCTATTTATTTGGTGTACCCTTTAACGAGGCGCATAATGCAACTGCCGATGTGGAAGCTACAACACGGTGCTTTCTGGAGCTGATAAAAAAGGATGTATTCAAAAAAGAAGAACTCCTTGTTGATGCCGAATATTTTCCACGTTTCAGGGAATTTAACCCCGGCTCCATTCCAAGTTTTGGCATTCCTCATGTTAACCTAAAAGCCGCCTCCGATGAAATTCGCAAACGCTTGCAAAAAGCCGAGGGCGGAGGCGTATCTAAACAAGAACTGGCCGAAAACAGGCAAGAACTGGCAGGAGCAACCTTTGTACACTTGCATAACCACACGCAATTTTCGGTTTTGCAAAGTACCATTAGCATTCCTGCATTGGTAAAGGCAGCAGCCAGCGAAAAAATGCCGGCCGTAGCGATGACCGATCATGCCAATATGATGGGGGCTTTCCATTTCGTTAATGCCGTATTAAATCACAATAAAGCTGCTGAGGCTAAAAATGCCGAGGCCATTGAAGCCGGAAAACGCCCTACAGAAGTAGTAATGACGCCAATTGTTGGGGTTGAGTTTTTCGTTTGCGATAATCATCTCGATCGGACTACAAAAGATAATGGCTACCAGATGGTGCTTTTGGCCAAGAATAAAAATGGTTACCACAACCTCGCCAAAATGTCGTCGATTGCCTATACCAAAGGCTTTTATTATGTGCCAAGGATCGATAGAAACGTTATTGAGCAATATAAAGATGATATCATCGTATTGTCGGGAAACCTTTCCGGAGAGATTGCAAACAAGATTTTAAATCTCGGCGAAAATCAGGCTGAAGAAGCCCTGCTATGGTGGAAGGCACAGTTCGGCGATGATTTTTACATCGAGGTAATGCGCCATAATCAGGAAGACGAAAACCGGGTAAATGAGTCGTTAATTGCCCTGTCTAAAAAGCACGATGTGAAGCTGGTGGCCACCAATAACACCTATTACATCAATAAGAAAGACGCCAATGCACACGATATTTTGCTTTGCGTAAAAGACGGCGAAAAGCAAGCCACACCGATCGGCCGTGGCCGTGGTTATCGTTATGGCTTGCCAAATCAAGAATACTATTTCAAATCGGGCGACGAGATGAAGGCACTTTTTGCCGATCTGCCCGAAGCGATTTTAAACATACAGGAGATTGTAGATAAAATTGAAACCTACAAGCTCGCCCGCGAAGTACTTTTACCGAAATTCGAGATTCCGGAGGAATTTTTGGTTCCCGAAGATGAACTTGATGGTGGAAAACGTGGTGAAAACAAATTTTTAAGGCACCTCACTTACGAGGGCGCAAAGATTCGTTACGGCGAATTAACGCTGCCAGTAATTGAGCGTTTAGATTTCGAGCTGGCCACCATCGAAAAAACAGGTTATCCCGGATACTTTTTGATCGTACAGGATTTTATTGCCGAAGCACGCCGACGCGACGTTTCTGTGGGTCCCGGTCGTGGTTCGGCCGCGGGTTCAGTAGTAGCTTACTGTTTGTGGATCACCAATATCGATCCTATCAAATACGATCTGCTTTTTGAGCGTTTTCTTAATCCCGATCGTGTGTCCATGCCCGATATCGATATCGATTTCGATGATGAGGGCCGCGGCCGCGTAATGGAATACGTGATCAATAAATACGGATCCAGTCAGGTAGCGCAAATCATCACTTACGGTACCATGGCCGCCAAGTCATCTATCCGCGATACCGCCCGGGTGTTGGATTTGCCTTTGTTCGAAGCCGACAAAATCGCCAAGCTCATCCCGAATATGAAGCTGGCAAAAATCTTCAACCTCGACGAAAAGACTTTAAAAGAAGCCTTAAGGCCCGATGAATATGAGCGTGTTGTCGAACTCAAGAATTTAGGAAGCCTTAAGGATTTAAGTGCCGAAACCATTCAACAAGCACAGGTTTTAGAAGGTTCGTTGCGAAATACCGGCATCCATGCGTGTGGTGTAATTATTACCCCTAGCGATATTACCAACTTCGTGCCCGTTGCTACCGCGAAAGATTCTGATCTGTATGTAACACAGTTCGACAACTCGGTAGTAGAAAGCGCAGGCCTGCTGAAAATGGACTTTTTGGGGTTAAAAACCTTAACCCTGATTAAAGATACCGTTAAACTGGTGAGGAAAAGGCACGGCATCGAGCTTAATCCGGATAACTTTCCGATTGATGACGTAATGACTTATGAACTCTTTCAACGTGGCGAAACCATCGGGATTTTCCAGTACGAGAGTCCGGGGATGCAGAAGTACATGAAAGAGTTGAAGCCGACGGTTTTCGACGATTTAATTGCCATGAATGCCTTGTACCGTCCCGGACCGATGGAGTACATCCCAAGTTTCGTGCGCCGTAAAAATGGCGAAGAAGAAATTCAATACGATTTAGATGCCTGCGAAGAATACCTGAAAGAGACTTACGGAATTACTGTTTACCAGGAGCAGGTGATGCTTTTATCGCAAAAACTGGCTGGTTTTACCAAAGGTGAGGCCGACGTTTTGCGTAAGGCGATGGGTAAGAAACAAAAAGACGTTCTCGATAAAATGAAGCCGAAGTTTGTAAAACAAGCGGCAGAAAAAGGCCATGAGGCATCGGTTTTAGAGAAGATTTGGAAAGACTGGGAAGCATTTGCATCTTATGCCTTTAACAAATCGCACTCCACTTGCTACGCCTGGATTGCCTACCAAACCGCCTATTTAAAAGCGCATTATCCGGCAGAATATATGGCTGCGGTACTTTCAAACAACATGAGCGACATTAAACAAGTGGCGTTCTTTATGGAAGAATGTCGCCAAATGGGCGTAACCGTATTGGGGCCTGATGTTAACGAATCTGATTTAAAGTTTTCCGTAAATCAAAAGGGCGAAGTACGTTTTGGTATGTCGGCGGTAAAGGGTGTAGGCGAGAAAGCCGTAGAAAGTATCATCGAAGAACGTACCTTGAACGGCCCTTATGCTTCGGTTTACGATTTCGCAAAGCGATCCAACACCCGAATTGTAAATAAGAAAGCCTACGAAAGTTTTGTTTACAGCGGCGCTTTCGATGCTTTTGGTGGCCACAGGGCGCAATATTTTTATATTGGTCCGCATGATAAGATGAACGGGATAGAAAAGATCATCAAGTTTGCCAACGATTTTCAAAATAACGAAAGCACCTCTCAAGCTTCGCTATTTGGTGGTTCAAAAGCCGACCTTATTTTGGAGCCAAGCTTGCCAGTATCGCCAGAATGGGCATTGATGGATCGCTTGAAATACGAAAAAGATGCCATCGGGATTTTTCTTTCCGGCCATCCGCTGGATAATTATAAACTGGAGCTCGATCGCTTCTGTACGCACTCCGTAAAGCAGCTTAGTATTATCAACAAAGTGAGAATGGGCGATTCTAATGAAGATATTTTAGCAGAGTTCGAGAAGCTTAAAAACCGGGAACTTTGTGTAGGTGGCCTCGTGGTTTCGGCATCGCAGCGGATTACCAAAACCGGTAAGCCGTTCGGGATATTTGTTTTTGAGGATTACGACGACGCTTGTGAAATGGCCCTGTTCGGAGAAGATTTTCTTAAGTTTAAGTCGTTCTTAACCGAGGGCTATTTCTTACAGATCAGAGGCCGTGTAGGGGAGCGTTTCGGGAAGGCCGGCGATTGGGAATTTAAGATCACAGCAATTAACCTCATGTCTGAGTTGAGGGATAAACTGGCCAAGAGCTTAACCATACAAGTTCCGATTGAGCGGGTTAACGACGAGTTGATGCGTGAAATTGAAGCGATTTTAGCAGACAATAAGGCAAACTCAGAGCAGCAGAACTGCCAACTTAACTTCGCCGTTTTTGATAGCGAAAAGCAGATTATGTTGGATTTGCCATCGAAAAATCTGAAAATAAACCCCAATAATAAGTTCCTCGACCAATTGGTTGGGCTGAATGTTGTAAATTATAAGCTGAATTAA